A stretch of Arachis hypogaea cultivar Tifrunner chromosome 15, arahy.Tifrunner.gnm2.J5K5, whole genome shotgun sequence DNA encodes these proteins:
- the LOC112747893 gene encoding uncharacterized protein, with protein sequence MDNNRFSSQKHSTKSGYEPSDTETEWQEVPRHERERKNIALDPEDAKAFTLIAKSPLALHRRHQYNHSKFETETSSATTTIASVPSQPRRRQHHSKSPFKLRVAGDDDGDDTDDHGPPPSPIRGLNTRRNISPLPKPDVGRTVSPYSRKHHGSSGHVEVERVVDKSNYKRSVTAPRLREQQRRTTSPMARGMVLNAPSVAEINEIIAEVKLSNDPSTLDESMTSTTESIQPGDLFFSRESSALQGKKSSLLPQKLQQYGYYSPSPAGTAMSPHIRGLPASSVEDESNGNGMNIRGIASSGVSRSSSAVTSRKGGSSMTSDGSVKTTDSMRKFTANRKKSQKDASWFACMRTGNCRTSMKSPERKRPIEASFIGRAIVVETLPQFWADKHQPASLNGFICNKQEAQLLKELVSQGSCPHILLKGPSGSGKRELAMALLREIYGDACCNMSHELRSFPIQDKRPIKVCVSIASSAHHMELNVSMEPNAKYALLGLIKEISNIYAMTPEVSNVNFKPDYKVILLYGVDKAVENIQHMIKWIIDRYSDICKLVLCCEDDAAIVEPVKNRFKIIKVDAPQTHQIAEVLIHIAKKEEIDVSLNFAAKIAIKSKQNLRKAIMALEACKAHNYPFSEEQPIPIGWEDMVIEVAAEILADPSFSRLLSIRGKFQMLLLDFVHPKLILQKLVEELLKRIEVSLKREVYYWHAYYERRLPPGTTALLKLEEFVAKFMSIYRKSCGTQQYV encoded by the exons ATGGATAATAACCGGTTTTCATCGCAGAAACACTCAACCAAGAGTGGTTATGAGCCGTCAGACACAGAGACAGAGTGGCAAGAGGTTCCGAGACATGAACGAGAAAGAAAGAACATTGCTTTGGATCCTGAAGATGCAAAAGCTTTCACTCTAATTGCCAAGAGTCCATTGGCACTACACAGGAGGCACCAATACAACCATTCCAAGTTCGAAACTGAAACCTCATCAGCCACCACAACAATAGCTTCTGTTCCAAGCCAACCTCGGAGAAGGCAACACCATAGCAAGTCACCCTTTAAGCTTCGAGTAGCTGGCGATGATGATGGCGATGATACTGATGATCACGGTCCCCCACCATCACCCATAAGAG GTTTGAACACAAGGAGAAATATAAGCCCTTTGCCAAAACCAGATGTTGGGAGAACCGTGTCTCCTTACAGCAGAAAGCATCACGGTTCTTCAGGTCATGTTGAAGTGGAAAGAGTGGTTGATAAGTCAAACTATAAAAGATCAGTGACAGCACCAAGGTTGAGGGAACAGCAGAGAAGAACTACGTCTCCAATGGCCAGAGGCATGGTTCTCAATGCACCTTCAGTGGCAGAGATCAATGAAATCATAGCAGAGGTGAAACTATCCAATGACCCTAGCACTTTGGATGAGTCAATGACTTCCACCACTGAGTCTATTCAACCGGGTGATCTTTTCTTCTCTCGAGAAAGCAGTGCCTTGCAGGGCAAGAAATCTTCGCTGTTGCCCCAAAAACTTCAACAATATGGATATTATAGCCCAAGTCCTGCAGGAACCGCCATGAGTCCCCACATTAGAGGTCTCCCTGCTTCTTCCGTTGAGGATGAAAGCAACGGAAATGGCATGAACATCCGAGGAATCGCCTCATCTGGTGTGTCTAGATCAAGTTCAGCTGTTACAAGCAGAAAGGGCGGTAGCAGTATGACGAGCGATGGTAGTGTGAAGACAACTGATAGCATGAGGAAATTCACAGCCAACAGGAAGAAGAGCCAGAAGGATGCATCATGGTTTGCTTGCATGAGGACAGGAAACTGCAGGACATCGATGAAATCGCCGGAGCGTAAAAGGCCAATTGAGGCTTCTTTCATTGGCAGGGCTATTGTGGTGGAAACCCTCCCACAATTCTGGGCTGATAAGCACCAACCTGCTTCACTTAATGGCTTCATTTGCAACAAACAAGAAGCTCAACTTCTCAAGGAATTA GTGTCTCAGGGCTCTTGCCCTCATATTCTGCTCAAAGGACCCTCCGGTTCTGGGAAAAGAGAACTAGCAATGGCTCTTCTACGCGAAATATATGGTGATGCATGCTGCAAT ATGTCCCATGAGTTAAGGAGCTTCCCTATTCAG GACAAGAGGCCTATCAAAGTATGTGTTTCAATAGCATCTAGTGCGCATCACATGGAGCTCAATGTAAGCATGGAACCAAATGCTAAATATGCTTTGCTGGGATTAATCAAAGAAATTAGCAATATATATGCAATGACACCCGAAGTCAGCAATGTTAATTTCAAGCCTGATTATAAAG TAATACTTCTTTATGGCGTTGATAAAGCAGTGGAGAACATCCAGCACATGATTAAATGGATTATAGACCGGTATTCGGATATATGTAAACTAGTTCTCTGCTGTGAAGATGATGCAGCCATTGTTGAGCCTGTTAAAAACCGTTTTAAAATTATCAAAGTTGATGCACCTCAAACTCACCAA ATTGCTGAAGTTCTTATTCATATAGCAAAGAAAGAGGAAATTGATGTATCCCTTAATTTTGCCGCAAAGATTGccataaaatcaaagcaaaacctGAGGAAAGCTATCATGGCACTCGAAGCTTGCAAGGCGCACAA CTATCCATTTTCAGAAGAACAACCTATTCCAATTGGATGGGAGGACATGGTAATAGAAGTAGCTGCAGAGATTCTAGCTGATCCATCATTTTCACG CTTACTCTCAATAAGAGGAAAATTTCAAATGCTTCTCTTGGATTTTGTCCACCCCAAACTGATCCTGCAG AAATTGGTGGAAGAGCTCCTGAAAAGAATTGAGGTCAGCTTAAAAAGAGAAGTCTACTATTGGCATGCGTATTAT GAAAGAAGACTGCCACCCGGAACAACAGCTTTACTAAAGTTAGAAG AATTTGTGGCCAAGTTCATGAGCATATACAGAAAAAGCTGCGGTACTCAACAATATGTGTAG